GGTTATGTAGGCAacttaaagataaaaatataacttaATTTCTTTAGAACACAAATTGTTTGTTTGAGACATACAGCGAAAGTCTAATATTGTGAGACAGAAATGTGATATGGGGAGGACTAAGATCTAACATTTACGGAAGTTAATTCTAACAAGAAATAAGATTTATACAATGAAAATAGTTCAGTTTATTTCGAAAAAGTGCTATAGGAATCATATAGCAAGTCGCTATGTGTCTATAAGTACTAACATACCTCAGAGATTCAGGCGACTGTATGCCTAAATGTGTCTGTAAGCTAAAAGGACTTTGGGTGGCTATTTAACATCAGTCTGCAAAGGATTTACTGTGCTGTACTAAAATACATCCTTTTAATCACTAAATAACATCAAAATCAGGAAATCAACAGGATTGTACTTATTATTGTACATAtctaaaatttattatacatgTATTAACATGATGATCATATATTCATTTCAGCTAAAGGAAAGTCAAAGGGAAAAGCCAAAAGAGAACCTGTTAATGAAAATGCTGAAAATTTAGAAGCACCAGCTACAAAAAAGAGAAAGCAAATAAATGCTGAGCCAACATCAAAGGAAAGTAAACCAAAGGCAAAAACAACAAAAAAGAAGGTCGATGTACATGAtgatacaaaaaataaaatttctagtAGAGCTAACAATAAAACTAAAGCAACTAGCAACAATGAGACTGAAAACGATGTTAAAACAGAAGATGATAAATCCAGAAAAGTAACAGCATCAAGGAAAGCAAGGGGTCGTAAAAATGAACCTAATTCAGATGATATTACAAAAGATGATGAGGAAGTGAAAGCAACAGAAAAATTTCCTTCAGACTCGATACCTGTTACCTTCAGAACAGATACTAATAATGAAAGTGAAACTACTGAAAATAATGAGTCAGAATCAGCTCAAACTGCTAAAAAAGGACGGaatgtaaagaaaaaagaaacactaCAGAAGAAACCTACAAAAATGCGTGGTAAAGCTGCTTTTAGTGAAGATGATATTGATGCAACGAAAATAGTGAAAGAaacacaaaagaaaacaaataaaGAATCAGTAGCTACTACAAAAAGAGGACGGGGGAAGAATGCGGATAATACAACTGCAGAGGAGAAGAAAATATTGAATTCGTcagaaacgttaaatagtaatAATATGCAGAACTCAACAGAGGATAACGGTAAAAAAGAAGATTCAGAAAAAGAAGAGGCAAAATACACCAAAATGTTGGGGTCGCCCAAAAAACTAGATGAAGTACATATAAAGGATGAAATGggtgaaaataatgtaataagtacATCAGTACACGAAGAAGAAAATTAACAATATATGTTCTATTTTTACTTGATACGTTTCTTcaaaaaaaatatatcattaatattttaatatatttgatgAAGATACAAATGCTATGAGTATTTCTATGTTTGGAAATTCTAAAGAAATACATACAttgtaaaatttgaataatacaTTTTGGTTATACATTGTTTCAAAAATGGTTATTTGtactttctataaaatattttacatattatagTTCCAGGAACTTcttgttaatataatattttacgattaagaaaatgttattataaaaagtaCATATAAACACTTCTTAGTATATTTAATAGTTCTACAATATTTAAAGCAGTTAATTTGTTTTTAATAGCAGAATTACTAGTGTAGAATGGAAAACAACATTGAACATTCCATCAGTACTTTAATAATTAGTCATTTGTAACACTAGAATGCCAGTGTTATCTAATGATGTGTTAAATAacgtttcttaatttttttacatttcatttaaagatgaaaaaaggaagaaagcgtGTTTCTTGTTACAAACCATTTacatataagaaaatatattttgtaatactttataatattCTATGGTGTATTAAACAAACACACATTGTCATTCTAAAAAATACAATAGTGTTCCTTTTATAgttttattatgttttataataattaagtaAGTACTTTTTGAGATGCATTGAAGAATGACAAACAAAAAAATGTGAGCaacccattttacattgcattaTTTTGAgttcaataaatatttacattt
Above is a genomic segment from Bombus vancouverensis nearcticus chromosome 13, iyBomVanc1_principal, whole genome shotgun sequence containing:
- the LOC117162433 gene encoding uncharacterized protein LOC117162433, which codes for MAPRKPAKHSEAEVVERAAEAGDVSPPKKKKTVAKAASKSDEEKQIRFPRAAKSTKIEQTEGTETATAVTRNAKIKPKTSAKTASVTEKPNSKIKSAPKRNKEAAEKADANPVNEKVKNAEETETKKTRAKATAKKAGINVDEESKGKSKGKAKREPVNENAENLEAPATKKRKQINAEPTSKESKPKAKTTKKKVDVHDDTKNKISSRANNKTKATSNNETENDVKTEDDKSRKVTASRKARGRKNEPNSDDITKDDEEVKATEKFPSDSIPVTFRTDTNNESETTENNESESAQTAKKGRNVKKKETLQKKPTKMRGKAAFSEDDIDATKIVKETQKKTNKESVATTKRGRGKNADNTTAEEKKILNSSETLNSNNMQNSTEDNGKKEDSEKEEAKYTKMLGSPKKLDEVHIKDEMGENNVISTSVHEEEN